Proteins encoded by one window of Bacteroidia bacterium:
- a CDS encoding dCMP deaminase family protein — protein MAAPGFDDIYMDLAKTLALKSHCVKMQVGAVLTKDTRIISLGYNGPPSGTHNCDTEWPDEGCPRDSKGGCSLAIHAEQNAVLYAAKNKVSVEGATLYVTLSPCLACAKVVFTAGIKKVIFLNSYARYKGIQSDEGVDFLRKFSVEVQQYRPEAVLPSK, from the coding sequence ATGGCAGCACCCGGTTTTGATGATATATACATGGATCTGGCAAAAACACTTGCCTTAAAATCGCATTGTGTTAAAATGCAAGTAGGTGCAGTATTAACAAAAGATACACGAATTATCTCTCTGGGATATAATGGTCCACCTTCCGGCACGCACAATTGCGATACAGAATGGCCTGATGAAGGGTGCCCGCGCGACAGCAAAGGCGGTTGCTCTTTAGCCATTCATGCAGAACAAAATGCTGTTCTCTATGCTGCAAAAAATAAAGTGTCGGTAGAGGGGGCAACGCTATATGTAACGCTTTCGCCTTGCCTGGCTTGTGCAAAGGTGGTGTTTACAGCAGGTATAAAAAAAGTGATTTTCTTAAATTCTTATGCCCGGTATAAAGGCATACAGTCGGATGAAGGAGTGGACTTTTTAAGAAAATTTAGTGTAGAAGTGCAACAATATCGTCCTGAGGCTGTTTTGCCTTCAAAGTAA
- a CDS encoding S41 family peptidase: MDSKSNKNFQPIVYALLITVGIVLGMSFNNSFKGGQNILFSRGSSAGFNKINDVVNYIRQEYVDTINQRELVNSSITQILQNLDPHSSYIPADELKSVNEPLEGNFEGIGIEFHIQYDTIMVVSTIAGGPSETIGLRPGDRIVEVDKKKIAGIGIKNEDVFKYLRGPEGTKVALKVKRSGIEKLLDFTIIRGKIPIRSLETSFMADAKTGYIKISRFSATTYDEFMEAVAALKKQGMENLILDLRGNPGGYLDAATMLADEFLPDKKLIVYTEGKARPRKNYYATEKGDFEKGKVFVLIDEGSASASEILAGALQDWDRAEIIGRRSFGKGLVQEQTLFPDGSAMRLTVARYYTPTGRSIQKPYKNGYMAYEEEVFDRFKHGEMVNADSTHFNDSLKYTTPGGKVVYGGGGIMPDLFIPIDTTADNEFARSVFGLGLVSRFSYDYTDKNRNKLNAYKSIDDYIKNFAADQRLLSDFFVYAIDNKVKPDEKSIHASKQLIANQLKANIGRLLFGNDAFYRVVLSDDKAFNAALQQSESTEQVMVKEAKEK, encoded by the coding sequence ATGGATTCAAAAAGCAACAAAAATTTTCAGCCTATTGTTTATGCTTTGCTCATTACAGTAGGCATCGTCTTAGGAATGTCGTTCAATAATTCATTTAAAGGAGGTCAGAATATTCTTTTTAGCCGTGGCTCTTCTGCCGGGTTCAATAAAATAAACGATGTAGTCAACTATATCCGTCAGGAATATGTGGACACTATTAATCAGCGGGAGTTAGTTAACAGCAGCATAACACAAATACTGCAAAACCTTGACCCACACTCCTCCTATATTCCTGCAGACGAACTGAAGTCAGTTAACGAACCCCTTGAAGGAAATTTTGAAGGTATAGGCATAGAGTTTCACATACAGTACGATACCATCATGGTGGTGTCAACCATTGCAGGTGGCCCATCAGAAACTATCGGGCTGCGTCCCGGTGACCGCATTGTCGAAGTAGATAAAAAGAAAATTGCCGGTATAGGCATAAAAAACGAAGACGTGTTTAAATACCTGCGCGGCCCCGAAGGAACCAAGGTTGCCTTGAAGGTTAAACGCAGTGGTATAGAAAAATTGCTCGACTTTACCATTATAAGAGGTAAAATTCCTATCCGCAGTCTGGAAACATCTTTTATGGCTGATGCAAAAACCGGTTACATAAAAATTTCGAGATTCTCTGCCACAACCTACGATGAATTTATGGAGGCTGTAGCAGCATTGAAAAAACAAGGCATGGAAAATCTTATTCTTGACTTAAGAGGAAATCCGGGAGGTTATTTAGATGCAGCTACCATGCTTGCAGATGAGTTTTTGCCCGATAAAAAATTAATCGTTTATACAGAAGGAAAAGCACGTCCGCGAAAAAATTATTATGCCACGGAGAAAGGTGATTTTGAAAAAGGAAAAGTTTTTGTTCTGATTGATGAAGGCTCTGCTTCGGCATCAGAGATACTGGCAGGTGCCTTGCAGGATTGGGACAGAGCAGAAATTATTGGTCGCAGATCATTCGGTAAAGGATTGGTTCAGGAGCAAACATTGTTTCCTGATGGCTCTGCTATGCGCCTGACCGTAGCACGTTATTATACGCCTACCGGACGTAGCATACAGAAGCCTTACAAGAATGGCTACATGGCCTACGAAGAAGAAGTGTTTGATAGGTTTAAGCATGGCGAAATGGTGAATGCAGACAGTACACACTTTAACGACTCATTAAAATATACAACACCCGGAGGTAAAGTAGTTTATGGCGGAGGCGGCATTATGCCTGATTTGTTTATTCCTATTGATACGACTGCCGACAATGAATTTGCCCGTTCTGTTTTTGGGTTGGGGTTGGTAAGCCGCTTTTCGTATGATTATACCGATAAGAACAGAAACAAACTTAATGCCTATAAAAGCATTGACGATTACATAAAAAATTTTGCTGCCGACCAGCGGCTGCTAAGCGATTTCTTTGTTTACGCCATTGACAATAAAGTGAAACCGGATGAAAAAAGTATTCATGCATCGAAGCAGCTAATTGCCAATCAGCTTAAAGCAAACATCGGAAGGTTGTTATTTGGCAATGATGCTTTTTATCGTGTTGTATTGTCTGATGACAAAGCGTTTAATGCAGCATTACAGCAATCGGAAAGCACAGAACAGGTTATGGTTAAAGAGGCAAAAGAGAAATAA
- a CDS encoding PH domain-containing protein, which yields MLHNFDLIQITMKEYKASRMSKGNKVLPNKIRIDNDGITFRIPGVFSGEEKTIPFSRISSVEVNTPLVGFSSITINTTGEGAIVATGFYKEDVLEIKKIVLEKINTFQNKV from the coding sequence ATGTTACATAACTTTGACCTTATTCAAATAACAATGAAAGAGTATAAAGCATCACGAATGTCGAAAGGGAATAAAGTATTGCCTAACAAAATAAGAATAGACAATGATGGAATAACTTTCAGAATACCGGGTGTATTCAGCGGAGAAGAAAAAACTATTCCTTTTTCGCGAATATCTTCTGTTGAAGTCAACACGCCTTTAGTTGGCTTTTCGTCTATCACCATCAACACAACAGGCGAAGGTGCTATTGTAGCTACGGGTTTTTATAAAGAGGATGTGCTGGAGATAAAAAAGATTGTGCTGGAAAAAATTAATACTTTTCAGAATAAGGTGTAA
- the coaE gene encoding dephospho-CoA kinase (Dephospho-CoA kinase (CoaE) performs the final step in coenzyme A biosynthesis.) — protein sequence MKKIGITGGIGSGKTFVANIFKTLGIPVYDADTAAKQLMNHEPLRSKLKQLFGSSIYNEHDELNRSVLASFIFNDEKKLATVNALVHPEVAKHFNEWCIKQHADYILKEAAIMFESGANKDLDAVICVTAPEILRIERAIKRDNTTEEKIKAIITRQLNEEDRNKLCNYLIKNDGTAPLLPQVLKIHELLMEK from the coding sequence ATGAAAAAAATTGGCATAACAGGGGGCATAGGTTCAGGAAAAACATTTGTAGCTAATATCTTTAAAACATTAGGCATACCGGTTTATGATGCAGACACAGCAGCAAAGCAATTAATGAATCATGAACCACTACGCAGTAAACTCAAACAACTTTTTGGCAGCAGTATTTACAACGAGCATGATGAACTCAATCGCTCCGTTTTAGCTTCGTTTATTTTTAACGATGAAAAAAAGTTAGCAACAGTCAATGCCTTAGTACATCCTGAAGTTGCCAAGCACTTCAATGAATGGTGCATTAAGCAACATGCTGATTATATTCTAAAAGAAGCAGCTATTATGTTTGAATCGGGAGCAAATAAAGATTTAGATGCTGTAATCTGTGTCACTGCACCCGAAATACTAAGAATTGAACGTGCCATTAAACGCGATAACACCACGGAAGAAAAAATAAAAGCAATTATTACCAGACAGCTTAATGAAGAAGATCGCAATAAGCTTTGTAACTATCTGATAAAAAATGATGGCACAGCGCCTTTATTGCCGCAGGTATTAAAAATTCACGAATTGTTGATGGAAAAATAA
- a CDS encoding CdaR family protein yields the protein MNIFKNIRLRGNASLPVFFICVFVSLVFWILYSLNKNYVYPVTYNITLQNTPFRKQVISEIPQQVNVTLRSRGFELFWFLIRNRERDLTVDLKKYAVNNEKLGISLQSEFRNQNQNRLKEMDVVSTLPDSVWLYLSSKYLKTVPVVMQFTYSIKKNFGLSGKVSMIPDSITISGEKSQLDGVQEVKTIEATYENLDRDLKATLSLISPAGKVNLSQKEIKIFIPVEEFIEKKIPVTLNYSVAGSGKVILIPENAELIVQVPLKRYEQLNADSFQVMVSAKRYLKEGQLAVELVRKPQGINVTSIVPSTVNYFIER from the coding sequence TTGAATATTTTTAAAAATATCAGGTTAAGAGGCAATGCATCATTGCCCGTATTTTTTATTTGTGTTTTCGTGTCACTAGTTTTCTGGATTTTATATTCATTAAACAAGAACTATGTTTATCCCGTAACTTATAACATTACCCTTCAGAATACGCCTTTCAGAAAGCAAGTCATCAGCGAAATACCCCAACAGGTAAACGTAACACTTCGTTCAAGAGGATTTGAGTTGTTTTGGTTTTTAATCAGAAACCGTGAAAGAGACTTAACTGTTGATCTGAAAAAATACGCAGTAAACAATGAAAAGTTAGGCATTAGTTTACAAAGCGAATTCAGAAATCAGAATCAAAACAGGCTTAAAGAAATGGATGTTGTATCCACTTTACCGGATTCTGTATGGCTATATCTTTCATCCAAGTACCTGAAAACGGTTCCTGTAGTTATGCAATTCACGTATTCTATAAAGAAAAACTTTGGGTTGTCAGGAAAAGTCAGCATGATACCTGACAGCATTACCATTTCGGGAGAGAAAAGTCAGCTTGACGGTGTTCAGGAAGTAAAAACTATTGAAGCAACCTACGAAAACCTTGACCGTGATTTAAAAGCGACCCTTTCATTAATTTCACCTGCCGGTAAAGTTAATTTATCACAGAAAGAAATAAAGATTTTTATACCTGTTGAAGAGTTTATCGAGAAAAAAATTCCTGTTACCTTAAATTATTCTGTTGCCGGAAGCGGTAAGGTAATACTCATTCCTGAAAATGCAGAACTTATTGTTCAGGTACCGTTAAAACGTTATGAGCAACTAAATGCAGATTCATTTCAGGTAATGGTTTCTGCAAAACGATACTTAAAAGAAGGTCAGCTGGCCGTTGAATTAGTCCGTAAACCACAAGGTATAAATGTAACATCTATTGTTCCGTCAACAGTCAATTATTTTATAGAGCGCTGA
- the yajC gene encoding preprotein translocase subunit YajC, translated as MYLTILLQSQGNMAMQQFLMLGLIIVIMYFFMLRPQMKKMKVEKQFKESINKGDKVVTIGGVHGKITEVGETFFILEIDNNVRVKIDKSAVSAEASKQYKKTEDKK; from the coding sequence ATGTATTTAACCATTCTACTTCAATCGCAAGGCAACATGGCCATGCAGCAATTTCTCATGTTGGGATTAATTATTGTAATCATGTATTTTTTTATGCTGCGGCCACAGATGAAAAAAATGAAAGTTGAAAAACAATTCAAAGAAAGTATTAACAAAGGTGATAAAGTGGTTACCATTGGTGGTGTTCATGGAAAAATTACTGAAGTTGGCGAAACATTTTTTATCCTAGAGATTGACAACAACGTAAGAGTTAAAATTGACAAAAGCGCAGTTTCTGCAGAAGCTTCCAAGCAGTATAAAAAAACTGAAGATAAAAAATAA
- a CDS encoding DUF1573 domain-containing protein — MKHLFLVLCIIGFAFVSCTSDQQKKTIEPEMINNPASAEPADADTSLLPKFDFESDNHEFGPITEGEIVSYNFKFKNSGKAPLIITQASASCGCTVPEYSKDPIAPGQEGFIKVTFNSEGKHGMTSKTVTLLANTVPNTKVLTISADISKKDK; from the coding sequence ATGAAACACCTTTTTTTAGTTTTATGTATTATCGGCTTTGCATTTGTATCATGCACGTCCGACCAGCAAAAGAAAACCATAGAACCTGAAATGATAAACAACCCTGCAAGTGCAGAGCCTGCAGATGCAGACACTTCTCTTTTACCTAAATTCGACTTTGAAAGTGATAATCACGAATTCGGCCCTATTACCGAAGGCGAAATCGTATCATACAATTTTAAATTTAAAAATTCGGGCAAGGCACCATTAATTATTACTCAAGCAAGTGCCAGCTGTGGTTGTACCGTTCCCGAATACTCAAAAGATCCTATTGCACCGGGGCAGGAAGGATTTATCAAAGTTACTTTTAACAGTGAAGGCAAACATGGCATGACCAGTAAGACAGTAACATTACTTGCCAACACAGTTCCAAACACAAAAGTTTTAACCATTAGTGCAGACATTTCTAAAAAAGACAAATAA
- a CDS encoding LytTR family DNA-binding domain-containing protein — protein MLQTLIVDDEKRGRELLKMILATNCPEVKVIGEASNTKEAYQMILQSEPDLVLLDIEMPGGTGFDLLSKFDEVNFDVIFITAFDQYAIKAIKFSAMDYILKPVDEEELIKAIKRAEENRNRKNNKEKVNTLIANVQKSSNHQKIGLTSGEGLEFIEIKNILRCEADGKYTSVFLTDGKKLLVSKNLKEFEDLLTEYNFFRIHHSHLVNLDCIKKYQSGRGGYVVMSDGSTITVSQRKKEDFLSSLKKI, from the coding sequence ATGTTACAAACATTAATAGTAGATGATGAAAAACGTGGCCGAGAGCTGCTTAAAATGATTCTTGCCACCAACTGCCCCGAGGTTAAAGTAATTGGCGAAGCATCAAATACTAAAGAAGCCTATCAAATGATTCTTCAGAGTGAACCCGATTTGGTTCTGTTGGATATTGAAATGCCCGGTGGCACAGGCTTCGACTTGCTTTCTAAATTTGATGAGGTAAATTTTGATGTGATTTTTATTACTGCTTTTGACCAATATGCCATTAAAGCTATAAAATTTTCGGCAATGGATTATATTCTTAAACCTGTTGACGAAGAAGAGTTAATTAAAGCCATTAAACGTGCGGAAGAAAACCGCAACCGCAAGAACAATAAAGAAAAAGTAAACACGCTTATTGCAAACGTTCAGAAAAGCAGCAATCATCAGAAAATTGGACTGACTTCTGGTGAAGGACTTGAGTTTATTGAAATAAAAAATATTTTACGTTGCGAAGCTGACGGAAAATACACTTCTGTTTTTCTTACTGACGGCAAGAAACTGTTGGTAAGCAAAAACCTTAAAGAGTTTGAAGACTTACTTACCGAATATAATTTTTTCAGAATTCACCACTCACATTTAGTGAACCTTGACTGTATAAAAAAGTACCAAAGCGGCCGTGGTGGTTATGTGGTGATGAGCGATGGAAGCACAATTACTGTATCGCAACGCAAGAAAGAAGACTTTTTAAGCAGCCTGAAAAAAATCTGA
- a CDS encoding two-component regulator propeller domain-containing protein — protein MHKRAYLLILFFVLTITFSVRSQSYLSEKSLGIENDFSIEVFNTESGFPQNSIIDILQTSNGYLWFSTFSGLVRYDGITFTVFGINETKGLLSNTVLSIKEDKNKNLWLLDDEGHLVKFDGVTFTGFEKSFGNINISNFCFSEDGTLYVSTTNNEIYTVVGNILDFSTRINQYNIRLITEGKNNSLLIATTGGLFELKNGNIQQIESIPKTEILSLCYDRDNFLWVGTKEGIFKVSAAKTETISLPDESEGFFRIFVDRQNRKWIFDGLEGIYLLGTNDFTQITEESGLSSNNVKTVYQDLEDNIWVGTNNAGVNKLTYKIFKTFSVEDGLIADGVAPIVKSANGAVYVGNNCGGINKIIEGKIIKIAEPKENTCIWSMLEDKDENLWVGTYGGGLFKFKNDKEIFHYNKTNGLTDDVVFALYQDSKGTIWIGTDKSIFTIRHDTISHFAKDIIKTKVTYFTEDSIGSIWAASNNGLYKINAQKIDLFTTYHGLPSNAIRSLYFDEEKTLWIGTIRGGFSRLKAGKFISYNNIPELSTLDVFCIAEDNQQNLWFTANKGIYNVKKYDLNNFADQKSATLSFNYYDRKDGLKTTEFNSGFQPNFLKEDHTHFWFPTIKGVAILNTRRILKNEYIPQIIIENIKADDKELTPAGNINLFQKIKTLEINYTAPKFNNPQKVFFQYKLEGVDADWSTATTGRTARYFNLNPGNYVFKVRLYGIFGTEKSLRFYVPAPFYKSNLFLVIIYMTGIALLGLVAYFRIKHIRNQEKKKTALNKRFAEFELKALQAQMNPHFLFNCLNTIKFFITTNNHAAANKYLTKFSKLLRMFLDHSTSESITLEEEINMLRLYIELEQMRFDEGFNFHLQVDDKIDFKNTEIPATLLQPFVENAINHGLVNLSRQGNLTLIFEQKNGCIVGIIDDDGIGRAEAARLKNQSTSQHISRGTQLIDDRIKTLNSIREQHIDIQIIDKEDEQHNAAGTRVIVTIPI, from the coding sequence ATGCATAAACGGGCTTATCTGCTAATCTTATTTTTTGTCCTGACCATAACTTTTTCTGTCAGGTCACAATCGTATTTATCAGAGAAAAGCCTTGGTATTGAAAATGATTTCTCTATTGAAGTATTTAATACCGAAAGCGGTTTTCCGCAAAACTCGATAATTGATATACTTCAAACATCAAACGGTTACTTGTGGTTTTCTACTTTCAGTGGATTGGTGAGATATGATGGTATCACTTTTACAGTCTTTGGAATCAATGAAACAAAAGGCTTATTGTCCAATACCGTCTTATCTATAAAGGAAGACAAAAATAAAAATCTTTGGCTGCTTGACGATGAAGGACATTTGGTGAAATTTGATGGAGTAACATTTACCGGGTTCGAAAAATCATTTGGTAACATAAACATTTCTAATTTCTGTTTTTCTGAAGATGGAACGCTTTATGTTTCTACAACAAATAATGAAATTTATACCGTTGTCGGCAACATATTGGATTTCAGTACGCGCATCAATCAGTACAACATTCGATTAATTACTGAAGGCAAAAACAACAGTTTATTAATAGCTACAACAGGTGGTTTATTTGAGTTGAAAAATGGCAATATTCAACAGATTGAAAGCATTCCTAAAACAGAAATTTTAAGCCTGTGTTACGACCGAGATAATTTTTTATGGGTTGGCACAAAAGAGGGAATTTTTAAAGTAAGTGCGGCAAAAACTGAAACAATTAGTCTTCCTGATGAATCAGAAGGTTTTTTTAGAATCTTTGTGGACAGACAGAATAGGAAATGGATTTTTGATGGTCTTGAGGGCATCTACCTTTTAGGCACAAACGACTTTACACAGATTACTGAGGAGTCTGGATTGTCATCCAACAACGTCAAAACTGTTTATCAGGATTTGGAAGACAATATTTGGGTTGGAACAAACAATGCCGGGGTAAACAAACTTACTTACAAAATTTTTAAAACTTTTTCTGTAGAAGATGGATTAATTGCTGATGGCGTTGCTCCTATTGTAAAGTCAGCCAATGGTGCAGTTTATGTTGGCAACAATTGTGGTGGTATCAATAAAATTATTGAAGGTAAAATCATTAAAATTGCTGAACCTAAAGAAAACACATGCATTTGGTCTATGCTTGAAGATAAAGACGAAAACCTTTGGGTGGGAACCTATGGCGGAGGTCTATTTAAGTTTAAAAACGACAAAGAAATTTTTCATTACAATAAAACAAACGGACTTACTGATGATGTTGTTTTTGCCCTATATCAGGACAGTAAAGGAACCATTTGGATTGGTACCGATAAAAGTATATTCACCATTCGGCATGACACCATAAGTCACTTTGCTAAAGATATTATAAAAACCAAGGTTACTTATTTTACTGAAGATTCAATAGGAAGTATTTGGGCAGCAAGCAACAATGGTTTATATAAAATAAATGCACAGAAAATTGATTTGTTTACTACCTACCATGGGTTGCCATCCAACGCTATACGCTCTTTATACTTCGATGAAGAAAAGACTTTATGGATAGGTACCATAAGAGGTGGTTTTTCAAGGTTGAAAGCAGGGAAATTTATAAGCTACAACAATATACCCGAACTATCAACATTAGATGTGTTTTGTATAGCAGAAGATAATCAACAAAACCTTTGGTTTACTGCAAACAAAGGAATTTACAATGTAAAAAAGTACGACCTCAACAATTTTGCCGATCAGAAATCCGCCACGCTTTCTTTTAATTATTACGACAGAAAAGATGGGCTAAAAACAACTGAATTTAATTCAGGATTTCAACCTAATTTCCTGAAAGAAGACCATACACATTTTTGGTTCCCTACAATAAAAGGTGTTGCAATTCTCAATACCAGAAGAATTCTTAAGAACGAGTACATACCTCAAATAATTATTGAAAACATTAAAGCTGATGATAAAGAACTTACACCGGCAGGTAATATAAATCTGTTCCAAAAAATAAAAACACTTGAAATAAATTATACTGCTCCAAAATTCAATAACCCTCAAAAGGTCTTTTTTCAATATAAGCTGGAGGGTGTTGATGCAGACTGGAGCACTGCAACTACAGGGCGTACAGCACGTTATTTTAACCTGAATCCCGGGAATTATGTATTTAAAGTTCGGTTGTACGGCATTTTTGGTACAGAAAAATCATTGCGTTTCTATGTGCCTGCACCATTTTATAAGAGCAATCTTTTCTTGGTAATTATTTATATGACAGGCATTGCACTGCTTGGCCTGGTAGCCTATTTCAGAATTAAACATATACGCAATCAGGAAAAAAAGAAAACTGCGTTGAACAAACGATTTGCTGAGTTTGAATTAAAAGCGCTTCAGGCACAAATGAATCCGCATTTTTTGTTCAACTGCCTCAACACCATCAAATTTTTTATAACAACCAACAATCATGCTGCTGCCAATAAATACCTTACAAAATTTTCGAAGCTGCTACGTATGTTTCTCGACCATTCAACTTCCGAGAGCATCACACTTGAGGAAGAAATAAACATGCTCAGACTTTATATTGAACTTGAACAAATGCGTTTTGATGAAGGGTTTAACTTCCATTTACAGGTTGATGATAAAATTGATTTTAAAAACACTGAGATTCCGGCTACCCTGCTTCAACCTTTTGTTGAGAATGCCATAAACCACGGATTGGTAAATTTAAGCCGACAAGGCAATTTAACACTTATCTTTGAACAAAAAAACGGATGTATTGTTGGCATTATTGATGATGACGGAATAGGAAGAGCAGAGGCCGCACGATTAAAAAACCAATCAACATCACAACATATATCAAGAGGAACACAGTTAATTGACGACAGAATTAAAACATTAAACAGCATACGAGAACAGCATATTGACATTCAGATTATAGACAAAGAAGATGAACAGCATAATGCAGCAGGAACACGTGTAATTGTTACCATACCGATTTAA
- a CDS encoding FlgD immunoglobulin-like domain containing protein, translated as MIKKLLAVLLLISGAAQAQIFRLTYNTTVCPSQLNATTGVYLYAGANITSPGAAPGYFMGSINPTAYPLYQTQTGVWEICFNPFQTFRDGAGSLIPAGSTIYSIDVNFTDADTIFTGNCQHSFIRITTPMSNSSSNFPAIASGLVVATCNVGLQEMPNAQAVITQSANPLTSTTTFRLLLKDPSKVNLDIYNVLGKKVCTIVDGKKLNGYSEFNWDGTAENGSLLANGCYYYSLKLNDKIYTSNKLIIAR; from the coding sequence ATGATTAAAAAATTACTAGCAGTTTTATTGTTAATTTCAGGTGCTGCTCAGGCACAAATTTTTAGATTGACCTATAACACAACTGTTTGTCCAAGTCAGCTAAATGCTACTACCGGTGTATATCTTTATGCCGGAGCAAACATTACCTCTCCAGGTGCTGCACCGGGTTATTTTATGGGTAGTATTAACCCAACTGCTTATCCTTTATATCAGACACAAACCGGAGTATGGGAGATATGCTTCAATCCTTTTCAGACATTTCGTGATGGTGCAGGAAGCTTAATTCCGGCCGGATCAACTATATATAGTATTGATGTGAATTTTACCGATGCTGATACTATTTTTACCGGCAATTGTCAGCATAGTTTTATTCGAATAACAACACCTATGAGCAACTCTTCTTCCAACTTCCCTGCTATTGCATCAGGATTGGTTGTAGCTACTTGTAACGTAGGTTTGCAGGAAATGCCAAATGCACAAGCAGTAATCACACAATCTGCTAATCCATTAACATCTACTACAACCTTTCGTCTGTTACTTAAAGACCCTTCAAAAGTAAATCTCGACATCTATAATGTACTTGGTAAAAAGGTTTGTACAATTGTTGATGGCAAAAAACTCAACGGTTATTCAGAATTTAACTGGGACGGAACAGCAGAGAACGGTAGCTTACTGGCAAATGGCTGTTATTATTATTCACTTAAACTGAACGATAAAATTTATACAAGTAACAAACTGATTATAGCCCGCTAA